A single window of Nicotiana sylvestris chromosome 5, ASM39365v2, whole genome shotgun sequence DNA harbors:
- the LOC138869104 gene encoding uncharacterized mitochondrial protein AtMg00710-like: MAEHMNRTLLEKVWCMLSNAGLGKEFWAEAITYACHLINRLPSAAIDGKTPFEKWYLKHVVDYDSFHVFGSIAYYHVTESKLDPRAKKTIFMGITSGVKGYRLRCPMTKKVICNREVTFDESAMVNKVTEDTKQNEGVSKQV; the protein is encoded by the coding sequence ATGGCAGAAcatatgaaccggaccttgctggagaaggtatgGTGTATGTtatccaatgctggcttgggaaaagaattttgggctgaggcaattacatatgcatgccacctcattaatcgtctaccatctgctgctattgacggcaagacaccatttgaaaaatggtatttaAAGCAtgttgtagattatgactcttttcACGTATTTGGCTCAattgcatattatcatgtgacagagtcaaaattggatccaagggcaaagaagactatttttatggggattacttctggagtcaaaggatatcgcttacggtgtcctatgacaaagaaagtaatatgcAACAGGGaagttacctttgatgaatctgctatggtaaataaggtaacagaagataccaaacaaaatgagggtgTTTCTAAGCAGGTgtag